TGTAACAGGAAAAATCAGTATAAGCAACAGCACTTGAGTGTTTAAAACCCCAGGCTGGTTATTGCTGGACAGCCCCGTCGTCAGGAATTATGGacagggttaaggttagggtttcAAATGGGCCCCTCATCCACACCCTCCAGAGCCATAGACCTTGGCATAGACTCCTCCTTAGCCTCGGGCAGAGATCATCTGCACCCTTTGGCCCCCTCTGCTTGTGGCGGGCCTGCCACTAGATACTGGGCTACAGTACAAACATTTCCATGTGGAATCTCAATTATAACATTAAGAACTGGCCAAGACCTCTACTTGATTGTTCATCTGGAAAAAAATGCCCCAAAGTCTTCTTCTAAGACAGTGTGTTCAGGTATTTATTCTCCCCAGCCAGAGAGGTAAGCATGGACGTCATGTCTCCTACAGCCATGTTGGACAGGCCAGAGCCTGCAGCTAGGCTGACGGAAGTCTGAGGGGTGGTGAGGCGAGATGAGGCCTGGGAGGAAGACCCAGGCTGACCCTGTAGGGGATTGTTGATTGGGCTATATGAGGAAGACTCAGCATCATCAATGATGGAGGTGAAGTCTATGCGAGCATTATCCAGGTCCAGGTTTTCTAAGGCATTGGAGATGGGGCCAGATTCAGGATAGGGAGCCAGAGGTACAGGCTTTGTCCCACCTGATGGGTCCAGGTTTGACCCCATACTGTGCTGCTGGTTGAGACAAGGTCCATTCTGGGGGTTCATGTGTTTGTCCATATCCATGTTTATCTGGCCCGAATAGtacatgttgttgttattggAAGGAGGGAACATTTGGTTTTGCTGGTGCTGTGGATGCTGAACTGGAGGAAGTCGGACTGCTCGCCTGGGGCTGGAAGTGGAGTGGACAGGGCTGAGTTGGGGTGGGCTAGCGAGGTAGCCTCCTACCTGTGGTAGGCTGTTCTGGCGACTGAGAGGCTTCCGTCCCTGAGGGGGCCTGGGTACCACCATCTCCTGGCCATAACATGAGCCTTGGAGACCTGTCAGCTGCTGGTCTTTAGGTGTCACAGAGCTGGGCACTTGGCTGTGGGCTGGAGGACTCATGACCAGGTTCTGGTTGGGGTAGGATGGATAGGGCTGGCTGGAATAAAGATTATGGTTTTGATGCTGTGGACTGTGCTGCATCATTGCTGTCTGGGCACTCATATCCATATTATCAGATGCCGGAGGTGGTTTTATTCcactctgctgctgcagctgctgttcTTGTTGCTGCTCCCACATGAGTGCTTGCTGTGACTGTACATAGTTCCTCACCATCATCTCCTTCACCTGTATCATGGGGGTTTCTGACCTCTGCCCATCTGAGAGCGCAGTGCCAGCACAGCCCAAGCTCAAGCCCCCTCCACTGGGGAAGGTGTTCTGGTTCTGCCCTTGAAAGCCACCGCTGGTATTGTTAGAGTTCCTCATTAGGGCCTGGGCTGTTTGTTGTGGGTAACCCTGAGTCTGCTGGAGGAGCATCCGTTGCTGTTGGAGCTTTGCACTTTGACAGGCATTTCCACCTCCCATCCCAGGGGGAAACTGCTGCTCAGGCTTGATGGTGAGTTTGTGGGTTCCATCAGGACTGTTGTAGAGGGTTGTTTGATTGTTGAAGTGGGCTTGTGTCTGTTGATGCTGCAAGCTAGTCTCTGAATACTGCATTCCTCGCTGGTTCTGGAGAGCATGGTTGGAAGTTTGGATTTGGCTGTGGGAATCACTCCATGGGCCTACAGCATCACCACCTTGGCCTATGCTAGGGTAATGGGGGCCCGAGGGACTGAGCTGGCAGGTGCTCATACTGTACTCGGCCTGCTGGAGAAGTGTATTAGAAATGCCCTCTGAGTGACTAGGCCTTGCTTGGCTCATTGGATTTCCACCAGCCCTGGAAGTGACTTCCCCTCCCTGGTTCTGGTAGTGTCCCTGTATGTAACCCTGGTCTGGGCAGCTCAGAGAGTCATGGCTTGGGGACAGTTGGTTTCCAAGAGAACCTCCAACTCCTCCAAGAGTTTGATGCTGTTGCTGGTATCCCAGGAAGCTTCGCTCTCCAGGGGGCATCATCATAGAACGATCCCTGGCATCAATAGGGACAAGGTGGGGCTCCATACCCATAGCCTCCATCATTACATTCTCTGTAATGCTAGGTGGACGAGGGGAGTACAGGTGGCGGGAAAGACTGGTGTCAGAGCCACGGTGTTGCAGCGCATTTCTGCGGCCCATCATAGCTACGTTATTAAGGCTATTGAAGCGCTTGGGGAGAGCTTGTGGATCTGCTACTGATCGAACCGGGTCACTGGCTCGCCTGCTGTTGTTACCTGGAGCCTGGTGAGGGTAGATAACCCCAGTGCCATACTCTGTGTTGGCACTATGCCTACGTGGCCCACCTGGTTGCAGGAAGGGAGGCAGAGGCTGCCCCTGGTACTCACTCAAAACACCTCCTCTTCTGCCAGGTGTACCTGGCTGCTCCATATTGGGTAAAGGAGTAGGTGGTGGTCCACCAGTTGCTGCAGCATATTTAGCCTTTAGGCTGTATTGCTGGGCGGGTGTTAAATTTGGCAGACCTGGCAATCCTCCTCCAAGACATGGAGCTCCTCTGCGATTGGTCTCAGGAGAGAGGGGGTCTCCAACACTCTGCTCCGGGCCAAGAAGGTGACACCCTCCCCCTCCCGTTCCTCCCATTTGTGAGACCTCACTTGAGCGCCGACTGGACAGGTAAGGAGACACCATGGAGGACCGACGACTGACGGTGTATGCAGAGCTTAGGCTGCTGGTGCCGCTTCCTCTCCTGTCATTAGAAGAGCAGCCAATGGATGTGCCACCTAACTCATGACTGGACAGCTCCATGA
The Etheostoma cragini isolate CJK2018 chromosome 4, CSU_Ecrag_1.0, whole genome shotgun sequence genome window above contains:
- the gli1 gene encoding zinc finger protein GLI1 encodes the protein MPVDMQPHQGLYHYETSPSQPSRGLVPSEQSPYSDVSSLRAPILNGPSQDCRAMYNHMTPSMTHGSGPGQGIGHCMDQYMRPPQAPLPHSMMGHRGMPPTEGGNSTPYCNQNNMMSSHHNFCQIQPGSDQIGSVDGSRFSTPRSMLKLSKKRALSISPLSDASVDLQTVIRTSPNSLVAFVNSRCNPNGASSYGHLSVGTMSPSLGYSSNIHCQSRQQGSMYGGGGGTPLGGHTPGPCQGSRLPPHNPRLHAPPKHGHLKTEPGLGGMMDGMNVKSLEERSEGDVASPSSTGTQDPLLGLLDGRDDLDKEDGKPEPEAIYETNCHWESCIKEFDTQDQLVHHINNEHIHGEKKEFVCHWQECSREQRPFKAQYMLVVHMRRHTGEKPHKCTFEGCNKAYSRLENLKTHLRSHTGEKPYVCEHEGCNKAFSNASDRAKHQNRTHSNEKPYVCKIPGCTKRYTDPSSLRKHVKTVHGPEAHITKKHRGDTGPRLPGSAMTPGGQSSELLLEKEETRREDCKLLAPETALKSQPSPGGQSSCSSERSPLGSANNNDSGVEMNLNAAGSLEDLTALEDGVAGGGGEPGSVGTMGMSAQALKRLENLKIDKLKQIRRPTPPGRCANNKLPALSGPGENMGMCAPSPLLSNRRVMELSSHELGGTSIGCSSNDRRGSGTSSLSSAYTVSRRSSMVSPYLSSRRSSEVSQMGGTGGGGCHLLGPEQSVGDPLSPETNRRGAPCLGGGLPGLPNLTPAQQYSLKAKYAAATGGPPPTPLPNMEQPGTPGRRGGVLSEYQGQPLPPFLQPGGPRRHSANTEYGTGVIYPHQAPGNNSRRASDPVRSVADPQALPKRFNSLNNVAMMGRRNALQHRGSDTSLSRHLYSPRPPSITENVMMEAMGMEPHLVPIDARDRSMMMPPGERSFLGYQQQHQTLGGVGGSLGNQLSPSHDSLSCPDQGYIQGHYQNQGGEVTSRAGGNPMSQARPSHSEGISNTLLQQAEYSMSTCQLSPSGPHYPSIGQGGDAVGPWSDSHSQIQTSNHALQNQRGMQYSETSLQHQQTQAHFNNQTTLYNSPDGTHKLTIKPEQQFPPGMGGGNACQSAKLQQQRMLLQQTQGYPQQTAQALMRNSNNTSGGFQGQNQNTFPSGGGLSLGCAGTALSDGQRSETPMIQVKEMMVRNYVQSQQALMWEQQQEQQLQQQSGIKPPPASDNMDMSAQTAMMQHSPQHQNHNLYSSQPYPSYPNQNLVMSPPAHSQVPSSVTPKDQQLTGLQGSCYGQEMVVPRPPQGRKPLSRQNSLPQVGGYLASPPQLSPVHSTSSPRRAVRLPPVQHPQHQQNQMFPPSNNNNMYYSGQINMDMDKHMNPQNGPCLNQQHSMGSNLDPSGGTKPVPLAPYPESGPISNALENLDLDNARIDFTSIIDDAESSSYSPINNPLQGQPGSSSQASSRLTTPQTSVSLAAGSGLSNMAVGDMTSMLTSLAGENKYLNTLS